TTATTAGATAATGTTTACAAAAAAACAAGAGAACGTTTTTCCGAGATCATATCGCAAAAAAAACGACAGGCAAAATCAATAGAAGAACATAAAATAATTCTAAAAGCTCTAATAGAAAAAAAGGGAGAACTGGCGGAAAAATTAATGAGAGAACATATAGAAAATGGCAAGGATGCCCTTCTCCAAGAAATAGAACTTAGAGAAAATAACCAATAAGAAGAGTTAGAGAATTAAGTACCCCAAAGATTATTGTAAAAATATATCAATTCTAAATTTTCCTTGCCATTGATGATCTTTTCAATATAAAACAATACTACCTATTGGAAATAAATGTAAATGTCCTTGTGGGGCAGGAATAGCGCCTTAAACCAAGACAGATGCTTTAATTACCGCTGCAGTTTCCAAG
This is a stretch of genomic DNA from Candidatus Atribacteria bacterium. It encodes these proteins:
- a CDS encoding FCD domain-containing protein, with the translated sequence LLDNVYKKTRERFSEIISQKKRQAKSIEEHKIILKALIEKKGELAEKLMREHIENGKDALLQEIELRENNQ